GCCAATTCCTATGCGTTCCTTGAGCTTGCGCCTCGGACTTCTCCTGGTTCCGGCCCTGTGTGCCGCGCCGCTGACGCGGCCGAATTCGGCCGCGGCCGACGAACCCAAGAAAGACGAGTGGGTGTCGCTGTTCAACGGTAAGAACCTCGACGGCTGGACGCCCAAAATCACCGGGCACGAGTACGGCGACAACTACGGGGACACGTTCCGCGTGGAGGACGGCACCATCAAGGTGCGGTACGACAAGTACAAGGAGTTCGACGGCCAGTTCGGGCACCTGTTCTACAAGGACAAGTTCTCCCACTACCGGCTGAAAGTGGAATACCGGTTCGTCGGCGACCAGTGCAAGGGCGGCCCCGGTTGGGCGACTCGCAACAGCGGCGTGATGTTCCACTGCCAAGACCCGAAGACGATGCGGAAGGACCAGGAGTTCCCGGTGTCGATCGAGGCTCAGTTCCTCGGCGGGCTGGGTAAGGGCAAGCGCACGACGAACAACATGTGCTCTCCCGGCACGAACATCGTGCTCGACGGCAAACTGTTCACGCCGCACTGCACGAACTCGAAGTCGAAGACCTACGACGGCGACGTATGGGTGACGGCTGAGATCGAAGTACACGGTGCCGGCACCGTGAAGCACTTCGTCGAAGGCGAGTTGGTGATGCAGTACGAAAAGCCGCAACTCGACCCGAAGGACGCTGACGCGAAGAAGCTCATCAAGGACGACAAGCTGCTGCTCGAAGAGGGTTACATCTCGCTGCAATCCGAGAGCCATCCGGTCGAATTCCGCAAGGTCGAGATCAAAGTATTGAAGAAGTGACCGCGGTTATTGTCCGCCAGAGGAAGCAACACGTGCTCTCTGGCGGACAGTAACTTCACCCCTTCACCCCTTCACCCCTTCACCCCTTCACCCCTTCACCCCTTCACCCCTTCACCCCTTCACCCCTTCACCCCGAAGGGCAGTTACCGAAGCGTTACACCCCCGGCAAACGGATTCGCTTACAATCTCGTCGGATATGACGAAGGGCCTTCGTGCCCGCGCCCGTATTCACGTTCGCTCCGGAGGTTCCGCGCATGTCACGCTCCTTCCGCGTCGCCGCGCTCGCGGCCGTCGCCGGGCTCGCGCTCGGCACCAGCGTCCCGCTCCCCGCGGCCGACGCGCCCAAGCCCGCAGAGCCGGCCAAACCCGTCGAGGGTAAGCCCATCGACATCGTCATCTGCCTCGACGTCTCGGGCAGCATGAACGGGTTGATCGACTCCGCGAAGATCCAGCTCTGGAACGTGGTGAACGAACTGGCGCGGATCAAGCCCACGCCGCAACTGCGAGTCGGGCTCTACGCCTACGGCGCGACCAAGTACGAAGCGAAGAAGGGGTGGGTTCACAAGGAAGTCGATCTGACGGAAGACCTCGACGAAGTGTACAAGGCGCTCAACGCGCTGACGACCGGCGGCGGGGACGAATACGTGGCCCGCGCCGCGAAGACGGCCATCGACGAACAAAAGTGGAGCGCGGATAAGGGCGCGCTCAAGATCGTTTTCGTGTGCGGCAACGAACCCGCCGACCAGGACAAGCAGGTCGCGCTCGCCGATGTCGCGGCACTCGCGAAGCAGTCGGGCATCGTCGTTAACACGATCTACTGCAAGTACGGCCACGACCAAGAGATCCCCGGGTGGGCCGGGTTCGCCGAATCGTGCGGCGGACGGCACGTCAACATCGACCAGAACAAGGCCGCGCAGCAGGTCGTCGTGAAAACCGAGTTCGACGGGCAAATCATCAAGCTCGGCGAGGAACTGAACAAGACCTACGTCGCCTACGGCAAAGAGGGCAAGGCGAAGGCCGATAACCAGGTCGCTCAAGACAAGAACGCGGCAGCGGCTCCCGGCGGGGTGGGTGGCGCCCCGGCCGCAGCCATCGATCGCAGTGTGACCAAGGCCGGCGGGCTGTACCGCAACGCGACCTGGGATTTGGTCGACCGCATGAAGGAAAAGGACTTCGACATCACGAAGATCAAGGACGAAGACCTCTGCGACGAACTGAAGAAGATCAAGCCCGAGGAGCGCCTCGCGTTCCTCAAGAAGAAGGCGGAAGAGCGGGCCGAACTCCAAAAGAAGATCTCGGATCTGTCTGCTCAGCGGCAGAAGAAGATCGACGAAGAACTCGCCAAGAAGCCAAAGTCCGACGCCGAGAAAGCGCTCAACGAGGCGTTCAAGTCCGTCATCCGCGACCAAGCGAAGGCCAAGGGCTTCGGGGTCGCCCCCGAGAAGAAGTAGGCCACTCCACCCGCTGACCGTCGCGGTTCGCCCAATGTGCGACGAACCGCGACGGTCACGGAGCGGGTGGAGCCGCCCCGCGACAACTGCGCCCGCCGAATTTGCCCCCGCACGAAGCCCCACCGCGATTCCCTCGTCTCGTTCCGAGGTTCCACCATGATCCGCTTCGCACTGGCCCTCGCGCTGCCACTCGCCCTCGCAACAGCGACCCATGCAGCGGACCTGCCGACCGGAACGTGGGCCGCGAACGCGGACGGTACGAAGGGCGACTTCATTATCAAAGAGATCAAAGACGGCAAAGTGACCGGCTCGATGCTCGGCACCGATTTCACCGGCACCTGGAACGGGAAGGTACTCACATTCGGGATCGGCACCAGCACTTATGAAGCCCACCTCGTCACCGAACCGGGCGAGAAGGACCAAACCAAGTACACGCTCACCGGCACGCGGTTGCAAGGCGAGCGCATTCCGAGCCGCGTCGCCATTCACACCGTCAAGACCGGCTGGTACGCCCAAATGACCGCGGCCACGCCCGTGCCGCAGGGCGAGATCGCGGCCCAGGTTCGCGGCGTGCTGGTCCTGGACGGGACCATCGCCTACGTTTCTGTCAAGCGCAAGACCGGTGCCGAGATCGAAGAAACCCGCATCTGGGTGTACGCGAGCGAGGGCGAGTGGAAGAAGCTCAACAGGACGCTCCCGCCGCTCAACGGCAAGGAAGTGATTGTCACCGCGAAGCTCTCCCAGATGACGAGCAAAGGCGCCTCGATCCCCGAAGGCGCTCTCTATTTCCTCGGCCAATTTGAACCGAAACTCGCCGATCTCCCCAAATAACTCGCTCCCGCGGTCCGATACCGCGAGCGTCCCGCCCATTGTTTTGAATAGCGCCTCACGACGGCAACAACCGTGCGGCGGGCGGGACGCCCGCGGTCCCAGGCTCGCCAAACAACCTCTCTGGAGTTTTCGCTCATGGTCCTCCGGTTCTCGCTCTTGGCTCTCGGGCTTTTAGCCTTCTCATCGGCCGGGAGATCCGCCGACGAGAAGGGCGATGCCGTGAAACCCGCGCCGAGCAAGGTGACGGCTGTCACGGTGTACGCGAACACGGCCCTCATTACGCGCGAAGTCACAGTTCCCGAAGCCGCCGGGCTCACGGAAGTCGTCGTCTCGCCGATGCCGCCACAGACGATGCAAAGCTCGCTCTATGCGGAGGGCAACGACAACATCCGCGTGCTCAGTGTCCGCTACCGCACGCGGGCGATCGCCGAAGACACCCGCGAAGAAGTGCGCAAGATCGAAGCGGAAATCAAAGTGCTCCAGACGAAGGCCCAGACCTTCGAGTCCGACCTCAAGGCGATGGCCGACAACCTGAAGCTCCTCGACAAACTCGAAGGGTTCACCGCGAAGTCGCTCGACAACCTCACCGACAAGGGCCAGCTCGATCCGGAGAAGATCATCGCACTGGCGAAGTTCGTGCAAGAGGACCGCGCGAAGCGCGTCAAGGAACAGCTCGGGGTCAAACAGCAGCTCGAAGAGGTGCAAGGGAAGATCGCCTTCGCTCAGAGGCAACTCGCCGAACGCTCCAACGGATCGATCCGCACCGAGCGCGACGCGGTCATTCTGCTGGACAAGAAGCTCGGCGCCGGCGCGGTAAAGCTGAACTACCTCGTGGGCAGCGCGTCGTGGCGCCCGCAGTACAAATTCCGTGCGACGGGCAAGGACAAAGACCCGGTCGTGGCCGAGTACCAAGCCGCGATCGATCAGCGCACTGGTGAAGACTGGGTGAACGCGCTCATCACGCTGTCCACCGCTCAACCGCTCCTGAACGCGGCCCCGCCGGACCTGAAAGCGCTGTCGGTGAACATCAGCCCGATCGGGGCGGTGGCGGTCGCGCCGGTCGACCCGGCCACGGGCGTCCCGGTACCCGCGAAGCCCTCGGCCCCCGGGTTCCCCGGCAGCGGAGGGGGCTTCGGTGGGGCCGGTCCGGGTGGTCCAGGCGGCGGGATGCCCAGTGCTACCGAGTACGCAAAGGATCTCGACAAGCTCTCGAAAGACCTACGCGCGCAAGTGGCCCAGAACTACCGCGAGAAGAAGGAGCAAGCGGCCGGCGATCTCGCGAACAACGCCGCAGCGCTGGAACAGTTCCGCGACTTGTTCTCCGGGAAAGAAGAGCTGATTGCCGCCGCCGCCGCACCTCCGGGCGCCGCGGGCGAAGGGCCGAGCGTCACGTACAAACTCGCCACGCGCCTCACGATCCCGAGCCGCAGCGACGAGCAGGTGATCGAGATCGCCAAGATCGACCTGCCGCCGAAGTTCTACCACAAGGCCGTACCGGTTCTGACGGCCAACGTGTACCGGCTCGCGGACCTCACCAACAACAGCGAGTACGTCCTGCTACCCGGCGACGCGACGATGTACCTCAACGGCGACTTCGTGGGTCAAACGCGGCTCCCGCTGGTCGCGGCGGGCAAGCCGTTCACGGTCGGGTTCGGCGTCGACCCGCAACTACAGGTGTCGCGCCTGCTGGTGGACAAGACCCGCACCACGCAGGGCGGTAACCAAGTGCTCACGTTCAAGTACCGCATCATGCTGTCGAGCTACAAGACGACGCCGGTGCCGGTGCAGGTGTGGGACCGCACGCCGCACGCAGAAACCGCCCAAACGATCGCCATCAACCTCACGAACCCGAAGCCGGAGCTGAGTACCGACCCGCTCTACGTCCGCGACGAGAAGGGCCGCGGGATACTCCGCTGGGACGTGACCATCGACCCGAAACAGAACGGCGAAAAGTCACTGTTCATCGATTACGAGTTCAAGATGGAACTGGACAAGAACGTGAACATTGGCGGGTTCCTGGCGAAGTGACCGCACTGCGTGCGGCTTGAGTAAGCAGTTCGGGCCTCGGACCGGATCGCCCACCGGTCCGAGGTTCCAATCAACACCACATCAGATCTTCCGTAACCAATCTGCCTTTTGTTTTAATCCGCGCTGATCTGCGTTAATCCGCGGCCATTCCTGATTACTTCTTGAGCGCCCCGACCGCCAGCTCTTGCAGTTTCTCACGCATCGGCGAGGCGTCGGCGTTCGGCAGCCCGATGCGCTGAATGAGCAGCACCGCGAACAGATCCTGCTTCGGGTCGATCCACGCTTGCGTCCCGAACGCGCCGCCGTGACCGTAAGTGCCCGCGGACAGCATCGCGGTCACGCCCTTCGGCTCGCGCACCACCGCCCAACCGTACCCGAATCCCATTCCCTCGACGAACCCGGTCTTGATGTCCCCGGTTTGTACCTTCGTCATCTCCTCGACGGCCTTCTCACTCAGGATGCGCGTGCCGTTGAATTCGCCCTTGTTAAGCATCATGCGGTATAAATTCGCGAGATCGGCGCCGCACGAAACCAGCCCGCCGGCCGGGATCGGGTGCTTGGGGTTCGCGGGGAGGCCGATGAGCGCGTTGCCGCTCGAAACCAGCTTGTTGTTCTTGTCCTTGAAGTAGAGCAGCGCGAGCCGCCCGCTCTGCTCTTTCGTCGGGTAGAACGTCGTGTCCTTCATCCCCAGTGGGTCGAAGATGCGCTTCTGCAAGAACGATTCGTAGCTCTCACCGCTCACGACCTCGATTACGCGCCCGAGCGCGTCGATGCCCGAGTTCGAGTAGCTCCACTGTGTTCCCGGCTCGAACATGAGCGGCTGAAGGGCGGTCGCGAGGGCCGTTTCTGCTAGCGTGCGGTTCCGCTTCGAGTACACGTCGTCCACGCCCTTCGGGTAGCTCGCCGCGCCGCTCGTGTGCGTGAGCAGATCGCGGAGCTTCACCGCGCGTTTCGGCTTCTTGAGCGTGACCGCCGCGTCACCGGCCGAGCCCTTGGGCAGCGGAGCGTTGAGCAACTGTCCGGTAAACTCCGGGAGGTATTTCGCCACGTCATCGTCCGGCGACAGTTTCCCCTCGTCGGTGAGGATCATGATGCCGATCGCAGTAATCGGCTTTGTCATCGACGCGATGCGGAACAGCGTGTCCTTCGTCATCGGCGCTTGCGCCGCGGTGTCGCGCTGGCCGACTGCATCGAACGTGACCACGCCGTCCTTGCGCCCGACGACCGTAACGGCCCCCGACAGATCGCCGTCGTCAACGAACTTCTGCATCGCGGCGGGGATCGCCTTGAGTTTCTCCGCGTCGGGCGCGGGTTGCTGTGCGGGAGCGAGTGCGGTCAGAAATGTGAGGGCAGCAAAAAGCAGCAGAGCGCGAGGAGAGCGCATGGAATAAGCTCCGGGGTGCGACGAAACAGCACGAGGCTACGGCACCGGAGCGGACCGGTCAACAGAATGCACTTCTCCTTGCGCGCCTTTCTCCGCGATCTGGCGCCGCACCTCGTCGGCGTCGGCCCGAACCTCACGCAACTGCTCTTCGAGGTCCGCGATCTGCGTTTCCAGTTTCGCGAGTCGCTTCTCCGGCGTGTTGCCGAGTAACCGGCTGATCCCTTCCAGGAGCAGAAACGAGTGCCACGCCTTTGTCGCGAGCCCCTGGAGCCGGTAGAGCCGCTGCATGCGGGCGATCTGCTCCGGCGAGAGGGCTCGCCCGGCCCGCAGCAACCGAGCGAGCGGGGCCGCGTCCACCCATTTCGTGAGTACGAATTCCAGCATCGGCAGCACGACAATGGCGACGTCGAGCCAGCGTTCCTGCGCGAACGCGAACGGTTTCGGGTGCGCGGACACCTTGAACACGAACTCCACCGCGAACGCGACCCACACCACCGCGATGCCGATGTCCAAGGCGAGGGCCAGGGCGGGCAGTTCCTTGACCTGATCGGCACGCAGGTACTCCATCAGCAGGATGGGCAGGATCAGGAACGCGAACAGGAGCATCGGCCCGCCGAACGCCAGTTCGAGCCGCTTGAATAACTCCTTCCCCGAGTGCTGCCATCCGATGCGCGGAACCCAGATCAGACCGGTTCGAGGATCGATCAGGGCCATGCGCCACGCCGGCATCAGCACTACCAGAAGCGCCCGCATCAGCGCCGTCCGGCGGGGCGTCGACTGGTCGCGCCGGACCACGCCCCAGGCGGCTTCGGCGGCGAACACCGGCCACAGCGCGACCAGCCCGACGTACATCACGTCCAGTTCCCACTGCGTCACGCTCTTGCTCGTCGCGCGGTGGACCAGCCCGGCCACGAGCAACAGGTGAACGAACGCGAGCGCGAACATGAAGCGGGCGCGAAGGGTCGCGCCCGGCGTCGGGGTTACGGACGGCCCCGGGGGAATCGCCCCTGGAGCCAGCGCCTCCGAGTTCATCACGGCTCCTCGGCAGAAGGAATGTTCGCCCAATGGGTCGCGTTCTGGTATCCGCGAACGTGCGCCCCTATCATCTTATTCGTCGGCCCGGCCCGCACTATTACGAGGTTTCCATGCCCACCGATGACGATCTGCCCCGCAAGCGCCCGTGGGACAACGACCGCCACGACGACGAGGCCGATCGCCCCCGGCGCCGCCGCCCCGGTGACGATGAAGACGATCACGACGAGCGCCCCAGGCGCCGACCGCGTGCCGAAGACGTCGACGATTACGATGACGACCGCCCGCGTCGGCGCCCCCGCGGTGACGACGATGACGACCGCCCGCGCCGGAGCGCCCCACAATCGAACGGCCTCGCGATCGCGGGGCTGATCTTGAGCGTGCTGGGGTTCTGCACGTGCGGGCTCGCGGCGGTTCCCGGCATCATCTGTTCGGCGATCGCGATGAGTAAACCGGTCGGGCGCGGGCTGGCGGTCGCCGGCCTGGTGGTCGGCCTGCTCGGTGTGCTCGTGGGCGGCAGTATCGGGGTCGGGCTAATGCTGCCGGCGGTGCAAAAGGTGCGCGAGGCCGCCGCCCGACAAAAGAACTCGAACAATATGAAACAGATCGGCCTCGCGCTCCTCAACCAAGAGTCCGCGAACGGAACGATGTCGGCCCCTTACGCCACGGACAACCGCGGGCAGGTCAACCGCGACCTGAGCTGGCGCGTGGGGGTACTGCCCTACATCGAACAGGACAGCGTTTACCGACAGTTCGACCTATCACAGGCGTGGAACAGCCCCCAGAACCAACGACCCGCGAACACGATGATCGGGACGTACTCCTCCCCGCTGAGCGCCGAGCCGGGATCGACGAAAACGCCGTACCGCGTCTTCTACGGTGGCGGAGCCATGTTCAACGAAGACGGGAAGCCTGTCCGAATCACGGACGTCGCCGACGGCATCTCGAATACGATCATGGCCGTCCACGCGGTCGAAGAAGTCCCGTGGGCGCAGCCGCGCGAATTGCTGTACAACCCGAACGCCCCCCTACCGCAGTTGTGGGCGAACAATCGACCCGTTACCCAAGTGCTGATGGCCGACGGGTCGGTGCGGATGGTCAAGAAGACCGTGTCCGAACAGACGCTCCGCAACGCGATCACCCGGTCCGACGGTCAACGGCTCGGCGCGGACTGGTAACGCCATCAACCTACCGACTCGCGCCCGATCGTGCGGGTAGCTGGTCTTCTGTAGCCGGCCTCTGCGAGGCCGGTGAGCCACAAGCACGGGACACCCCGGCCTAGCAGAGGCCGGCTACAGAAAGTCATCAAAACGAGATGGCACTTGCCCTTCGGAAGGCGGGAAGTCGGGCACACTGCCCGTAGCGAGAGCACCCGCCGCCCTTGCGGGCGGGGTTCGCTGAGAAGGGGTACCTCACCCGGGCCAGTTCCCGCACTTCCAGGTGCGGTTGCGGATGGGGTCGAGCACCTTCATGACGTCCGCGAGAAGGGCTTCGTCGACGGGCGCGGTTAGCGCTTTCAGGTTCACTTCCAGTTCGCTCTTGCGCGCGGCGCCGCTGAGTGTGCAAGGAATCTGCTTCAGCGCGAGCGCGAACTGCATCCCGAGAAAGCTGATGTCGGCCCCGCGGCCCCGGCACAACTCGGCCGCCTTGCGACACGTCTCGATGACCTCGGGCGGTCCGGGGAACCACGACTGCGGCCCCTGGTTCGTGAGCAGCCCCATTGCGAGCGGGCTGGCGTTCATCACGCCCACTCCGCGCGCCTCGGCGACCGGCATGAAGTCCGAAAGCAACTGCGTGTTGAACAAGTTGCCGTGCGCGTAACTGATAACCACGTCCAGGTCGCACCGCTCGATCGCCTGCTTCAGCAGAGGCAGCGGGTAACACGACATCCCGATGAACCGCGCCTTGCCCTCTTTCTTCAATTGTTGGAGCACCGCGTAGGTCTCGTTGAACACGTACTCGTAATCGGTCGCGAACTCGATGTCGTGCGCGAGCAGGATCTCGACGTGATCGGTGCGGAGGCGCTTGAGCGACCCCTCGACGCACTTGCGCGTGCCCTCGGGCGTGAAGTCGAACACGGCCCGGTCGAGCCGGCACGCCTTCGTGCAAACCACCACCTTCTCGCGCCGCCCGCCCTCGAGCGCTCGGCCGAGGAACTCTTCGGACGTTCCCTTACCGTAGTAGGCCGCGGTGTCGATCAGGTTCACGCCCGCGTCGATGGCCGCGTGAACGCAGTCCAGAACCTCGCGGTCCGAAACGGCCCCGTACTGCTGACCGAACGCGGCCCCGCCCTGACCCAGAACCGAGACGTTCAGGCCGGTCTTACCGAGGGGACGGTATTCCATGATGGCTCCGGGAGATTGGCCACGTGGTAGGTGAACCCTGGCCGCAAGGTCGGGGGTGGCAGTAGCGTTGATGTACCCGGCCTTGCGACTTGAGGACCGTGCCCGCAACCTCCGAGCGGCGGGCACGCGGCAGTAGCGTTGGTGCACCCCCGGCCGCAAGGCCGGGGTTCACTCACAGCGTCACGACGCTCTTTTCCGCGATGGACTTCTCGGCCGCCTCGATCAACTTCTGTGCGGTGATCGCGTCGTCCAGCGTGCTGAGCGGCTTCTGTCCCATGCGGAGGCAGTCGATCAGGAAGTGGCGCACCTCGTTCGTGATGGAGCCCTGGTACGCGGTGTACGTCTGGCTGTGGACGAGGCCGGGCTTGATCTCGACGTGGTCGCGGTAGCTGTACCGCGTGCTCCCGGCGGTGCCGATCACCTTGACCATCACGGTCCACGGGTCGGCCGCGTGGTCGTCGGCCGCGAAGCTCGCGCAGAAGTGCGCCAGTGCCCCGTTCTGCAGCCGCATCTGCACCATCGCGATGTCTTCTTCCTTGTACTCCTTGTAGTGCAGCGTCGCCTTCATCGCGCACAGTTCGACCGGCTTGCCCACGAGGTAGAGCAGGATGTACGAGTGGTGCGTGAGGATCTGCCGGACCACGCCCGGGTACCGCGACGCCACGTCTTCCGGGTGGTGGATGTTGTACATCACATACGCGGACACGACCTTGCCGAGGTCGCCGCCGTCAACGAGTTCGCGCGTGCGGACCATCCCGCTCTCGTAGACGTAGTTGTGGCCCGGCATGCAGATCAGGTCTTTGGCGTCCGCGAGCGCCTTCATGCGCTCGATCTCGGCGACGCTCATCCCCACCGGCTTTTCCACGAGAACGTGCTTGCCCATCCCGAGCGCGAGCGCGGTGTACTCGAGGTGCGTTTCGAGGTTCGTGAGCACGAACACCGCGTCGATCTCGGGGTCGGCGACGAGTTCCTCGGGGGTCGCGTAGTTCTTGCACCCGAACTCGGTCGCGCGCTGGGTCGCGCGCTGCTGGTTGCGGTTCCACAGGCCGACGAGCTTCGCCCCGGGGCACTTCTTCACGGCCGCGGCGTGCAGAACGGAAATGTCGCCGGCGCCGATGAACCCGACGCCGATGGTGTCCTTGGTAACTGGCATGAATCGCTCCGGAGAATGTTCGGAGTTTGAGTTGTAGCCGCGGGCGCGGCGCGGAGCAAGGAGCCAGTTCTCGCGCCGGGCGCTTGTCGCCGCCCCCGGGTTGGGGTTACAGTGGGAGGGTACCGTCGTCCGCCCCCACCGGAGCCTGGCCAATGCGCACCGCGTCCGCTCTCGCGGCCCTCGTCGTCCTCGCGGCCCCCCTCGCCGCCGCGGACCCCGTCAACCTCAAGTGGTCCCTCAAAGACGGGGACAAGTTCTACGCCTCCACGTCCCAGGAACTCAACCAAACCATCAAGGTGATGGGCCAAACCGTTGACCAGAAAATGACCACCACGACGGTGGCCCGGTTCGACGTGAAGTCGGCGAAAACGGGCGCGCTGGAGGTCCAGATGACCTACACACAGGTGCAGATCAAAATGAACGGCCCGCTGGCCGCGGCCGGCGCCGGGGCGAACGCGCTCACGGACCGGTTCAAGGGCGCGACCCTCACCGCGACGTTCGACAAAAACTTCGAGATCACGAAGCTTGACGGCTACGACAAGTTCCTCGACAAGCTCAGCGACGGCGACGAGATGATGCGCAAAGTGTTCGAGACCATGATGCCCGAGAACGCGGTGCGGGTCATGTTCAGCCAAGTGCTCGTGCCCGCTCCGTCGGACAAGGTGAACACGGGCCACAAGTGGAGCCGCACCGACAAAGTTCCGCTCCCCGGCCTGGGCGACCTCACCAACAAGACCCAGTTCACGCTCGACAGCGTCAAGAACGACGTCGCGACGATCAAGACGACCGCCGACGTGACGTTCAAGGCGGCCGGGGGCGGAGGCGCCCTGCCGTTCAAGATCACCAAGGCCGATTTGAAGAGCGACGAGGTGAAGGGCACCATCCTGTTCGACACGAAGGGCGGGCGCTTGAAGTCCTCCGACGCCACGATGAAGCTCAAGGGCTCGATGACGATCGAAGTGCAAAACATGGAGATCGAGGCCGAACTCGAGCAGAAAATGGTGACCAAAACCGAGATCCTCGAGAAGAACCCGGTGAAGGATTAACGAGTAGAACGTATCGCCTGTTGGCTTTCTGTAGCCGGCCATCAACAAGGGACGTCTCTTGTTGATGGCTCCCCGGCCTCGCAGAGGCCGGCTACAGAAAGCCAACTAATCTCCCTCAACACGCCGCGTGCTTGCGCTTCTTTCCGACGCGGCCCATCTGCTCGATCTTCGCGATGTACGCGGTCGCGTCCGGCACCTTGCACGACGTGTCCCCCATATCCACCTCGACCGCCCCGATCACTTTCGCGGCCGCTTTCGCCTTCGCCGTGAGTGGCGCAACGTACCCCCCGACCGAAATCACGAATACATTCATCGCGTACCGCACGCGATTCGTCGCGCTGCCGATTTCTGTCGTGATACGTTTGAGCAGTTTCTCGATTTCGGGCAGGTCGAGTTCCGCGTCCGGCTTGATGGAGAGAACGCACCCGTAGGTCGACCACCCGGCGTTCGCGATCTGCTCGGCGTCGCTCTCGATCCAGTCGAGCGCGAGTTCGCGGCCGAACGGCGACTCGGACGCCACCCACGGCACAACGAACCCGCTGAGCATGTACCAGTACGCCCCCTTGACCCACTTCTGGAGCTGTGCTTTGGTCACGGCCGTAGGGTCGGCGACGAGGCCCGCAAGGTACATCGCATCGGAGTTACCGGTGTCGTAGAGTTCAAGCGCGAGTGCGTGGTCCGTTTTGATCTTCTTTTGCAGCACTTTCAGGTCGGCGACCTTCACCCCGAAGAA
This region of Gemmata massiliana genomic DNA includes:
- a CDS encoding 3-keto-disaccharide hydrolase, encoding MRSLSLRLGLLLVPALCAAPLTRPNSAAADEPKKDEWVSLFNGKNLDGWTPKITGHEYGDNYGDTFRVEDGTIKVRYDKYKEFDGQFGHLFYKDKFSHYRLKVEYRFVGDQCKGGPGWATRNSGVMFHCQDPKTMRKDQEFPVSIEAQFLGGLGKGKRTTNNMCSPGTNIVLDGKLFTPHCTNSKSKTYDGDVWVTAEIEVHGAGTVKHFVEGELVMQYEKPQLDPKDADAKKLIKDDKLLLEEGYISLQSESHPVEFRKVEIKVLKK
- a CDS encoding serine hydrolase domain-containing protein, whose translation is MRSPRALLLFAALTFLTALAPAQQPAPDAEKLKAIPAAMQKFVDDGDLSGAVTVVGRKDGVVTFDAVGQRDTAAQAPMTKDTLFRIASMTKPITAIGIMILTDEGKLSPDDDVAKYLPEFTGQLLNAPLPKGSAGDAAVTLKKPKRAVKLRDLLTHTSGAASYPKGVDDVYSKRNRTLAETALATALQPLMFEPGTQWSYSNSGIDALGRVIEVVSGESYESFLQKRIFDPLGMKDTTFYPTKEQSGRLALLYFKDKNNKLVSSGNALIGLPANPKHPIPAGGLVSCGADLANLYRMMLNKGEFNGTRILSEKAVEEMTKVQTGDIKTGFVEGMGFGYGWAVVREPKGVTAMLSAGTYGHGGAFGTQAWIDPKQDLFAVLLIQRIGLPNADASPMREKLQELAVGALKK
- a CDS encoding DUF1559 family PulG-like putative transporter, yielding MPTDDDLPRKRPWDNDRHDDEADRPRRRRPGDDEDDHDERPRRRPRAEDVDDYDDDRPRRRPRGDDDDDRPRRSAPQSNGLAIAGLILSVLGFCTCGLAAVPGIICSAIAMSKPVGRGLAVAGLVVGLLGVLVGGSIGVGLMLPAVQKVREAAARQKNSNNMKQIGLALLNQESANGTMSAPYATDNRGQVNRDLSWRVGVLPYIEQDSVYRQFDLSQAWNSPQNQRPANTMIGTYSSPLSAEPGSTKTPYRVFYGGGAMFNEDGKPVRITDVADGISNTIMAVHAVEEVPWAQPRELLYNPNAPLPQLWANNRPVTQVLMADGSVRMVKKTVSEQTLRNAITRSDGQRLGADW
- a CDS encoding Gfo/Idh/MocA family protein, with the translated sequence MPVTKDTIGVGFIGAGDISVLHAAAVKKCPGAKLVGLWNRNQQRATQRATEFGCKNYATPEELVADPEIDAVFVLTNLETHLEYTALALGMGKHVLVEKPVGMSVAEIERMKALADAKDLICMPGHNYVYESGMVRTRELVDGGDLGKVVSAYVMYNIHHPEDVASRYPGVVRQILTHHSYILLYLVGKPVELCAMKATLHYKEYKEEDIAMVQMRLQNGALAHFCASFAADDHAADPWTVMVKVIGTAGSTRYSYRDHVEIKPGLVHSQTYTAYQGSITNEVRHFLIDCLRMGQKPLSTLDDAITAQKLIEAAEKSIAEKSVVTL
- a CDS encoding aldo/keto reductase, with the protein product MEYRPLGKTGLNVSVLGQGGAAFGQQYGAVSDREVLDCVHAAIDAGVNLIDTAAYYGKGTSEEFLGRALEGGRREKVVVCTKACRLDRAVFDFTPEGTRKCVEGSLKRLRTDHVEILLAHDIEFATDYEYVFNETYAVLQQLKKEGKARFIGMSCYPLPLLKQAIERCDLDVVISYAHGNLFNTQLLSDFMPVAEARGVGVMNASPLAMGLLTNQGPQSWFPGPPEVIETCRKAAELCRGRGADISFLGMQFALALKQIPCTLSGAARKSELEVNLKALTAPVDEALLADVMKVLDPIRNRTWKCGNWPG
- a CDS encoding DUF4139 domain-containing protein, yielding MVLRFSLLALGLLAFSSAGRSADEKGDAVKPAPSKVTAVTVYANTALITREVTVPEAAGLTEVVVSPMPPQTMQSSLYAEGNDNIRVLSVRYRTRAIAEDTREEVRKIEAEIKVLQTKAQTFESDLKAMADNLKLLDKLEGFTAKSLDNLTDKGQLDPEKIIALAKFVQEDRAKRVKEQLGVKQQLEEVQGKIAFAQRQLAERSNGSIRTERDAVILLDKKLGAGAVKLNYLVGSASWRPQYKFRATGKDKDPVVAEYQAAIDQRTGEDWVNALITLSTAQPLLNAAPPDLKALSVNISPIGAVAVAPVDPATGVPVPAKPSAPGFPGSGGGFGGAGPGGPGGGMPSATEYAKDLDKLSKDLRAQVAQNYREKKEQAAGDLANNAAALEQFRDLFSGKEELIAAAAAPPGAAGEGPSVTYKLATRLTIPSRSDEQVIEIAKIDLPPKFYHKAVPVLTANVYRLADLTNNSEYVLLPGDATMYLNGDFVGQTRLPLVAAGKPFTVGFGVDPQLQVSRLLVDKTRTTQGGNQVLTFKYRIMLSSYKTTPVPVQVWDRTPHAETAQTIAINLTNPKPELSTDPLYVRDEKGRGILRWDVTIDPKQNGEKSLFIDYEFKMELDKNVNIGGFLAK
- a CDS encoding vWA domain-containing protein, whose protein sequence is MSRSFRVAALAAVAGLALGTSVPLPAADAPKPAEPAKPVEGKPIDIVICLDVSGSMNGLIDSAKIQLWNVVNELARIKPTPQLRVGLYAYGATKYEAKKGWVHKEVDLTEDLDEVYKALNALTTGGGDEYVARAAKTAIDEQKWSADKGALKIVFVCGNEPADQDKQVALADVAALAKQSGIVVNTIYCKYGHDQEIPGWAGFAESCGGRHVNIDQNKAAQQVVVKTEFDGQIIKLGEELNKTYVAYGKEGKAKADNQVAQDKNAAAAPGGVGGAPAAAIDRSVTKAGGLYRNATWDLVDRMKEKDFDITKIKDEDLCDELKKIKPEERLAFLKKKAEERAELQKKISDLSAQRQKKIDEELAKKPKSDAEKALNEAFKSVIRDQAKAKGFGVAPEKK